The sequence AGAACCTCAGCCAAACTCACAGGTGTCACTCCTGATTTTTTTGAAGTCTATAATCTTAAACTATCTTCGGGCAATATGTTTAATCAGCAGCAACTGACCGAAGGTAAAGCTGTATGTATTATTGGACCAACAATCAAGGCCAAGTTTTTCTCGCAGGAAAATCCTGTCGGCAAATACCTCAAATGTGGAAATATTTGGCTGCAGGTCATCGGAACTCTCGAAAATCTGCGCGTCAGTGAAGGAAGCTCCGAAAACCTCGGTATCAGCGATTATAATAACAATATCTATGCGCCAATACAGACCGTTCTCCTGCGTTATAGAGACCGTTCCCTCATTACACCCAGCTCAAACCAGGGCGGTAGCGTTGTTGTTGCAGGCGACGACGTGGTGGCATTTTCTTCCTCCGATGAAAGTACGACCACTTCAACCAATCAACTTGATAAAATTGTAGTTCAGGTTAAAGAAAGCGAACAGCTTAACACAACAACCCATATTTTGGAACAAATGCTCAAACGCCGTCATTCCGGCGTACCGGATTTTGAAATCAAAATTCCGGAGTTATTGCTTAACCTGAATTATTCATAAAAAAATGGAAAAGTTTGTTATCTCATTGATAATCATTATCTTTGAGGTGTATAAACTTTTAAACAAACTTTTCCATGAGTAAAGATACAAAAAGCCCAAATACCCATCTTGTTTCTGATAC is a genomic window of Bacteroidota bacterium containing:
- a CDS encoding ABC transporter permease — encoded protein: MNLERYIYVVNIAIEAVFANKFRSILTALGIIFGVAAVIAMLAIGTGARQEILDQMKLVGVNNIVITPKSDIDKQKEEQQGKTQNKYSPGLTIRDAESIKKIIPSVLKISPEVIYDTYILKDGIRTSAKLTGVTPDFFEVYNLKLSSGNMFNQQQLTEGKAVCIIGPTIKAKFFSQENPVGKYLKCGNIWLQVIGTLENLRVSEGSSENLGISDYNNNIYAPIQTVLLRYRDRSLITPSSNQGGSVVVAGDDVVAFSSSDESTTTSTNQLDKIVVQVKESEQLNTTTHILEQMLKRRHSGVPDFEIKIPELLLNLNYS